In a single window of the Drosophila miranda strain MSH22 chromosome XL, D.miranda_PacBio2.1, whole genome shotgun sequence genome:
- the LOC108164697 gene encoding B-cell CLL/lymphoma 7 protein family member A: MSRSVRAETRSRAKDDIKRVMQAVDKVRHWEKKWVTISDTTMKIYKWVPIACTSEKKSKLQPLSTKLSDKENSQKGTPTPPQITPSYGGLTAEDSNTCFSVVSDSQGADFVSSMPFSEDSNSQGSDGPVKRLKTSD; encoded by the exons aTGTCGCGAAGCGTGCGGGCGGAGACGCGCAGCCGGGCCAAGGATGACATCAAGCGGGTCATGCAGGCCGTGGACAAGGTGCGGCACTGGGAGAAGAAGTGGGTAACCATCAGCGACACCACCATGAAGATCTACAAATGGGTGCCCATCGCCTGCACCAGCGAAAAGAAGTCGAAGCTGCAGCCGCTGAGCACAAAGCTGAGCGACAAAGAGAACTCGCAAAAGGGCACACCCACGCCCCCACAGATCACGCCCAGCTACGGCGGACTCACCGCCGAGGATTCCAATACCT GTTTCTCAGTGGTGTCCGATAGCCAGGGAGCGGACTTTGTATCCAGCATGCCCTTCTCGGAGGACTCCAACTCGCAGGGCAGCGACGGGCCCGTGAAGCGTCTGAAAACGAGCGACTAG